The Paenibacillus wynnii DNA window TTGGATGGTTAATGTCGCATCCGGTATGTGGGTTCCTGTATCAAACGCTATATTCGGAGAAGATACGACACAAAACTGGACTTTTTTAAACCTTCATGGAACACAGACTCTAGGTATCTTGGGAATGATATGGATTCTTGTAGTAACTTACATATCAACTAAGGGACTGGATAAGATCAGAAAAGTAACTTCTATAGGTGGTACTGCAGTCGTGTTATTGAATGTATTTCTATGGGTTGGTGCAATAGCAGTCCTTATAGGCAACCATGGACATTTGGCACAGCCGATTGAAGGATTACATTCATTTACTCAAACACCAAATCCTAAATATGCGGGAGATATGATTGCCGCATTTGCATTTGTCGTATATGCTCTATTCGCTTATGGCGGACTTGAAGCAGTAGGTGGGTTGGTGGATGAAACAGAAAATCCAGAAAAAACCTTTCCCAAAGGAATTCTTATAACAGCAGCCATCATTTCTGTAGGATATTCATTAGGAATACTGCTAGTTGGCGTATTTACAAACTGGTCAGCTGTAATGGGTATCAAAAATGTTAACCTGGGAAACGCAAGTTATATCGTTATGGCTAATTTAGGTCAATCACTGGGTTCAGCTTTTGGAGCAAGTCAAGAGACAGCTTCAGCTTTAGGTGCTGGCGTCGCAAGATTCGTCGGAATCTCGATGTTCCTAGCATTGTCCGGTGCGTTCTTTACCTTGATGTTTTCGCCTCTAAAGCAATTGATTGAGGGTACGCCGGCAAAGATATGGCCTGGAAAAATCGGTGAAACTAAGAATGGGCTTCCTATTAACGCAATGTGGATTCAAGCTGCCATTGTTTGTGTGATGATCGCACTTATTGCTTTTGGTGGAAGTACAATGGCCGCATTCTTTAACATACTTGTTTCGATGACTAATGTTGCTATGACGATCCCCTATGTATTTATAGGACTTGCATTCCCCTATTTCAGAAAAAGAAAGGAAATACAAAAGCCGTTTATCATTCTTAAATCGCAATGGAGCGTTAATTTTTGGGCGTGGACAGTTGTTCTAACCATCGGACTAGCAAATTTCTTTAGTATTATACAGCCAGCTTTAGAAGGGGATATGCAAACAACAATTTGGAGTGTGGCCGGACCCATTATTTTCTCAGTTGTTGCATGGTTAATGTATAGCAAATATGAAAAAATGCGTGCTAAAGAAATGCCGATGCAAAAAAAATGGTGAAAATCATCAAAGGGCAGATGAAGTAATAGTGACCGTGACAACGAAAGAGCCATCCCGCAAAGGATGGCTCTAATTATTTCTGCGTCGAACTGTAACGTATGGTTGTTGAACTGCCGTTATTGATGGGGCTTAAACTTCGACTTTTCCAATCTATTATGTTCACGCATGGCTCTCATCTGCCTTGCATGTCTTACATCACGGCGGCGTTCTCTCGCTTTGAGTTGGCTCAACATAATGAGCAACCCCAAAGTGCCCAACACATAAGAAACCATATGATTCACTTCATTCCACATGTTTGCAGCAGTCAGAAGGGATACCGCTCCAATGATTGTTGCAATAATTCGTTGTGTATTCTTATTTTGCGTCTCTATCAATTTTTTCTCAAAGGAACTCGATAGCTTTACCCGTAAATTTCCGCTATCCATTTTATCTACTGTAGAAATGAACTTCTTGGTCGTAGGAAGGATTCCTTTTAGAATATTCTTGCCTTCATCAACAACGTTGGAAAAGACACTTCCCCTTAGATCGCTACGCACGACCTCTTCAACATAAGGCTTAACGGTCCCAATCAAATCAAGCTCAGGGTCCAGTCCAGTACAAAGTCCATATACCGTGCCTATGGCTTTTCCCAAAAATGTTGTATTTGCAGGTAACTGAAAGGGCTGAGAATAGAGGAAATTACGTAACTCTTCAGCATTATCACCTGACGTAACAAAACTCAAGTCAAACGTATCACCGTTGATTTGTTCAAATAATAACGTAAGATTCCTTGAAAATACCTCTAAATCTACATTCCGTCTTAAAAATCTCAAACGAGTAAGGGCATCAATTGCACCGTGAGCATCTTTTAAATACACGGCCATTACAAGGGCTACCATTTGCGCCTTCATATCATTTGCAATTCGTCCAACCATTCCAAAATCGATTAATGCGATGGTGCCGTCAGGCTGCACGAGAACATTTCCCGGGTGCGGGTCTGCGTGAAAGAAGCCTTCTAATAGAATCTGTTCTACGAAAATTTCTATCAGTGACTTCGCTAATTTAGTCCGATCCACACCCCAAGCATCAAGCTGGGCAAAATCGTTGATTTTAACACCTTCCAAAAACTCCATGGTTAAAACCTTTGAAGTTGTATAGGACCAATGAATGCCCGGAACAACGACATCATCCCGATGGATAAACTGCAGCTGAAATTCTTCTGAATTTCGCCCCTCTTTTTGATAATCGAGCTCATCCATAACGGTATCGTAAAACTCATCATACACCGCATCAAGGTCCATGAAGTCTGAAATCTTCGTCCAGCGTTTTAATAATCGAATAGCAACTTGTATGGATCTCCAATCAATGGCGATAATGTCCTCGACCCCAGGACGCATAACTTTCACTGCGACGTCTTCACCTGTTCGTAATGTCGCCCGATGTACCTGTCCTAAGGAAGCCGCTGCGATAGGCGTTGTACTAAACTCAGCAAAAGTCTCGCTTATAGATCGTCCGAGTTCACTCTCTACCTTTTGCTGTATCTCGGAAAAATCTACGGAATCTACGGAATCCTGCAGCTTGGACAATTCATCAATAATTTCCTTCGGCAAAATATCCACTTGCGCACTAACATGCTGCCCAAGTTTGATAATTAATCCACCCATATCCATAGCGGTCTTCGTAAAATACGTTGCCTGTTTTCGATATATTGCTTTTGTTTTCGCTTCTAAGCGCCGGCTCGGGATAAAATTCTTTTGCTTGTCCAGCCACCAGAAATTCCAAGCGAACTTAAAAATCATTTGCATGGTTCTTCTGAATCGGACATCCTTCATCAATTTAAAGAATTCTCTCATTCTTTTTCATCGACCCCAGGCCCTTTATCATCGACCCCAGGTTCAATATCGTCATCTTCATCTTCAGAAATAGTATTGCTTTTATCAAAGATTGCTTGGGCCATACTTTCAAACTTTTTCGAAGCGCTCATGAAGAAATCCGCAAATTTGTTGAACATTTCTGCTTTGACTAGAATCACAGCTCCCTTGCGCTTATTGCCGAAAACTATGAATTTCTCACCTGGCTTGATATCAAGTTCTTCCCTTGCTTCTCTAGGAATAACAATTTGACCTCTCTCACCCATTGATGTTGTTCCCAGCACTTTGCCATGCCCAAATCCATGACTATTTTCTTTTTTATGATTCATCATAATCTCTCCTTTTATAATCAATCTACATAATAGTATGATATTTCGTACTAATCATATTATCAATGATTGTGGTGACTTTTTTCTAATCGTTAAGGAGAGCTGACCCATGAATCATTCCATTGGAATAGCCGACCCAGCGTCAGCTTCATCATAAATCTCACAGCATCAGCGTTTCACAGGTCCCCAGGTTTTTGACGATTACTGGTAATAAGGCACATGCCCTTTAAAAAGTTGAATTTCATTATACTTAAAGTTTACCTAGAATTTTCATGGTATTTTAGGTAAAATATGCCTAAAGGAGTGATATTTCAATGTTAAACAAGGTGTTTATCATTTAAGTCCACAGAAGGACTTTTCATTTTTGGATCACAAGAATTTTTACTGGAGGAGATATTATAAATTATAACGAGGTTGTTAAAATCAGTAATGCATGTATACTTCCATTTGTATCAGAGTTGTACGGATTAGAAGGCTATGAATTTAATCCGGTTAAGGAACATAAAAGAGGACGTAATGTCGTTTATACCTGTGTGAAGGAAGGCATCGATGCAAAAATACTCAGAATCGCCTTCTTAAATGACAGAAGCCGGGAAGATTTTCTAGGTGAACTTGAGTATGTCAGGTATTTATTTGACCATGGCGGCAGTGTCTCGAATGTAGTCAGTTCCCAGAAGGGGAATCTGCTGGAAGAGATAACTCATAATAATCACACCTTTTTTGTCTGCCTGTTTGAAAAGGCTAGAGGAAAAATGCTTGTGGAAAATCATTATCGGTATCGGGAAGGCGTTCCTCTTTCTGAATACTATTATAACTGCGGTAAAGTTCTGGGGAAGCTGCACCAATTGTCGAAAGGGTATGCTCCAGTCCATCCCCGTTACAGTTTTTTTGATAAATACAATGCCGAATATATCGATAAACTGATACCCAGCTCTTTATCTTTGCTTAAAGAGAAGTTGTTAGGGCTCCTTAAAACCTTGGGAGGGTTGGGAAGGAACCATGAGTCGTTCGGTATGATTCATTT harbors:
- a CDS encoding AbrB/MazE/SpoVT family DNA-binding domain-containing protein, whose translation is MMNHKKENSHGFGHGKVLGTTSMGERGQIVIPREAREELDIKPGEKFIVFGNKRKGAVILVKAEMFNKFADFFMSASKKFESMAQAIFDKSNTISEDEDDDIEPGVDDKGPGVDEKE
- the yjeM gene encoding glutamate/gamma-aminobutyrate family transporter YjeM codes for the protein MASKIKTKTTKKLNLVSVVLMIFTSVYGFNNIPRSFYKMGYAAIPWYILAAITFFVPFAIMVAEFGSAFKEEKGGIHSWMEKSIGPRFAFVGTFMWYFAYITWMVNVASGMWVPVSNAIFGEDTTQNWTFLNLHGTQTLGILGMIWILVVTYISTKGLDKIRKVTSIGGTAVVLLNVFLWVGAIAVLIGNHGHLAQPIEGLHSFTQTPNPKYAGDMIAAFAFVVYALFAYGGLEAVGGLVDETENPEKTFPKGILITAAIISVGYSLGILLVGVFTNWSAVMGIKNVNLGNASYIVMANLGQSLGSAFGASQETASALGAGVARFVGISMFLALSGAFFTLMFSPLKQLIEGTPAKIWPGKIGETKNGLPINAMWIQAAIVCVMIALIAFGGSTMAAFFNILVSMTNVAMTIPYVFIGLAFPYFRKRKEIQKPFIILKSQWSVNFWAWTVVLTIGLANFFSIIQPALEGDMQTTIWSVAGPIIFSVVAWLMYSKYEKMRAKEMPMQKKW
- a CDS encoding phosphotransferase enzyme family protein, which gives rise to MYGLEGYEFNPVKEHKRGRNVVYTCVKEGIDAKILRIAFLNDRSREDFLGELEYVRYLFDHGGSVSNVVSSQKGNLLEEITHNNHTFFVCLFEKARGKMLVENHYRYREGVPLSEYYYNCGKVLGKLHQLSKGYAPVHPRYSFFDKYNAEYIDKLIPSSLSLLKEKLLGLLKTLGGLGRNHESFGMIHFDYNDGNYSIDFDTGQITVYDFDNSCYGWYMFDLASIWGNGMGWIQSEPDADKRKKFMEDYFEGVLADTDPKPGLIIRC
- a CDS encoding ABC1 kinase family protein; translation: MREFFKLMKDVRFRRTMQMIFKFAWNFWWLDKQKNFIPSRRLEAKTKAIYRKQATYFTKTAMDMGGLIIKLGQHVSAQVDILPKEIIDELSKLQDSVDSVDFSEIQQKVESELGRSISETFAEFSTTPIAAASLGQVHRATLRTGEDVAVKVMRPGVEDIIAIDWRSIQVAIRLLKRWTKISDFMDLDAVYDEFYDTVMDELDYQKEGRNSEEFQLQFIHRDDVVVPGIHWSYTTSKVLTMEFLEGVKINDFAQLDAWGVDRTKLAKSLIEIFVEQILLEGFFHADPHPGNVLVQPDGTIALIDFGMVGRIANDMKAQMVALVMAVYLKDAHGAIDALTRLRFLRRNVDLEVFSRNLTLLFEQINGDTFDLSFVTSGDNAEELRNFLYSQPFQLPANTTFLGKAIGTVYGLCTGLDPELDLIGTVKPYVEEVVRSDLRGSVFSNVVDEGKNILKGILPTTKKFISTVDKMDSGNLRVKLSSSFEKKLIETQNKNTQRIIATIIGAVSLLTAANMWNEVNHMVSYVLGTLGLLIMLSQLKARERRRDVRHARQMRAMREHNRLEKSKFKPHQ